A stretch of DNA from Amylolactobacillus amylophilus DSM 20533 = JCM 1125:
CTGTTGAATGCCGTTTTGACCGTACCCGCCGGGCATGCTAACGGTCATGCTGGCAAGGGGTGGGAGCAAGTTACGGACGCCGCGATTGGCGCACTCAGTGCCCGCGGCCACGTGGTCTTCATCCTCTGGGGTAGTTATGCGCAGAAGAAGATCCCGTTAATCGACCAGACCCGAAATTTTATTTTACGTTCGGTTCATCCTAGTCCGCTGTCGGCGAGCCGCGGTTTCTTTGGTACACGGCCCTTTAGTAAGACAAATGAGTTTCTCAAATCATGGGGTGTCACGCCCATTGACTGGCAATTACCAGCGAAAGTTACTGCGTTAGATGAGCGTAAAAATTAACCTGCAAGCGATTCCAATAAATGATATAGTAAGATTAAATTATGACTAAGGAGAGCAAGTCAATGAATTTATTTGTAAGTTTGACTAATAAAATCAAGGGTAAGAACCTCAGTGTAGTTTTCCCGGAGGCGACAGACACGCGCGTGTTGGGCGCTGCTGTGAGATTGGCGCAAGATGAGTTATTACGGCCAGTACTGCTCGGTGATCCGACGGAGATCAAACGGGTGGCAGACGAAAAGAACTTCGACTTAAATAGCAGTGAGATTATCGACCCAAATAACTATGCTGACTATGAAGCGATGGTTGCGGCGTTCGTGGAACGGAGAAAAGGTAAGGCAACAAAGGAGCAGGCCGAGACGATTTTGCGTGACGAAACCTACTTTGGCACAATGTTGGTCTACATGGATAAGGCTGACTGCCTCGTGTCAGGTGCAGTGCACTCGACGGCGAACACCGTGCGCCCAGCGCTCCAAATTATCAAGACCAAGCCGGGCATGACGAGAACGAGCGGTGCATTCATTATGCAAAGAGGCGATGAGCGCTATCTCTTTGCTGATTGCGCAATTAACATCAACCCAAACGCACAAGAATTAGCGGAGATTGCCGTTCAGTCTGCGAAGAGCGCGGAGCTATTTGGTATCGAACCAATTGTCGGATTGCTGAGCTTCTCCACTAAGGGGTCTGCTAAGAGTGAAGAGGTAGAAAAGGTCGCCGAGGCAACGAAGATAGCACATGAATTAGCACCAGACTTGCAACTTGACGGTGAATTACAATTTGATGCTTCATTTGTACCAAGTGTTGCTGCCCAAAAAGCACCAGATTCAAAGGTTGCCGGTAATGTTAAAGTCTTCGTCTTCCCTGAACTACAATCTGGTAACATTGGCTACAAAATTGCACAACGGTTCGG
This window harbors:
- the pta gene encoding phosphate acetyltransferase translates to MNLFVSLTNKIKGKNLSVVFPEATDTRVLGAAVRLAQDELLRPVLLGDPTEIKRVADEKNFDLNSSEIIDPNNYADYEAMVAAFVERRKGKATKEQAETILRDETYFGTMLVYMDKADCLVSGAVHSTANTVRPALQIIKTKPGMTRTSGAFIMQRGDERYLFADCAININPNAQELAEIAVQSAKSAELFGIEPIVGLLSFSTKGSAKSEEVEKVAEATKIAHELAPDLQLDGELQFDASFVPSVAAQKAPDSKVAGNVKVFVFPELQSGNIGYKIAQRFGNFEAIGPVLQGLNKPVSDLSRGANEEDVYKTAILTAAQALD